In Musa acuminata AAA Group cultivar baxijiao chromosome BXJ2-3, Cavendish_Baxijiao_AAA, whole genome shotgun sequence, the following proteins share a genomic window:
- the LOC135606835 gene encoding AT-hook motif nuclear-localized protein 7-like, producing the protein MDGGESTVVSVCAVGDGGGTGDGAGIQAAAKDYSAASTPSPSPPAAAFPGVVGGVMGMPVPPPEGVAQAMGTMGSGGGGSSGADLFGRKKKGRPRKYGPDGMALALSPTSGSPFSPLSSDGKRGRGRPPGSGKYQLLASLGEWFAYTAGGNFMPHVVTIATGEDIAARILSFSQKGTRSICILSANGAVSNVTIRQPGSSGGTLTYEGRFEILSLSGSFTTTENGGVRSRTGGISVSLAGPDGRVIGGGVVGLLLAASPIQVVVGSFKLNAFKEQKAKPTQQTPFAAVPANTGMLMDARPISQANPEDDCEIPTSSLTGQSHAENSMHNSTPNSTLHAAGWHGLQSSEHDPSPDINICLQGD; encoded by the exons ATGGACGGGGGGGAGAGCACTGTGGTTTCGGTGTGTGCAGTCGGAGATGGTGGTGGAACTGGAGACGGAGCAGGAATACAAGCAGCAGCGAAGGACTACTCCGCCGCGTCTACTCCGTCTCCCTCGCCACCGGCAGCGGCCTTCCCCGGCGTGGTTGGTGGGGTGATGGGCATGCCCGTGCCGCCGCCTGAAGGGGTTGCCCAGGCCATGGGGACgatggggagtggcggcggtgggAGCAGCGGGGCCGACCTTTTCGGAAGGAAGAAGAAAGGGAGGCCCAGGAAGTACGGACCGGACGGCATGGCCTTGGCGCTGTCGCCGACCTCCGGCTCCCCTTTCTCCCCCCTTTCCTCCGACGGCAAACGGGGTAGAGGGCGGCCACCCGGCTCCGGCAAATACCAGCTCCTTGCGTCTCTTG GGGAGTGGTTTGCATACACAGCTGGTGGGAATTTTATGCCGCATGTTGTGACCATTGCCACGGGGGAG GATATTGCTGCCAGAATTCTCTCCTTCTCCCAAAAGGGTACGCGGTCCATCTGCATACTATCGGCAAATGGGGCTGTCTCGAATGTTACCATACGCCAGCCAGGTTCCTCCGGTGGTACATTGACTTATGAG GGCCGTTTTGAGATTCTATCTCTGTCTGGGTCCTTCACGACCACTGAAAATGGTGGCGTACGAAGTAGAACCGGTGGGATAAGCGTATCACTTGCTGGTCCTGATGGCCGTGTTATTGGTGGAGGAGTTGTAGGATTGTTGCTTGCTGCGAGTCCGATTCAG GTGGTGGTTGGAAGCTTCAAGCTAAACGCTTTCAAGGAGCAAAAAGCAAAACCGACACAGCAAACACCTTTTGCAGCAGTTCCAGCAAACACTGGTATGTTGATGGATGCGAGGCCAATTTCGCAGGCGAACCCTGAAGATGACTGCGAGATCCCAACCTCATCGTTAACTGGGCAATCCCATGCCGAAAACAGCATGCACAACTCCACTCCAAACTCCACTCTGCACGCAGCAGGTTGGCACGGCCTGCAGTCATCAGAGCATGATCCTTCTCCTGATATTAACATATGCTTACAGGGAGATTAG
- the LOC135606836 gene encoding uncharacterized protein LOC135606836 — protein MVGRTKTSLLPRNHLFVLPAMKDLASCFGEHAVKVSDTSCSGSSSSGNSSVIDNATSVLSAVTCVYRTRLSAQQELLIRVTWSKGHVSPTLSVGVDDDPSNPMVHELPLRKKKGSRTCIAGDFVVAVHWDISSAKYGSGPEPSDGFYVVMVVNSEFALLLGDMSKDYMRMSEETLPVAEFSMISRREQVIGHAIHSTRARFRDDGSDHEITIKCKGDGWDSRDSELSVSVDKKKVVHVRSLRWNFRGNHTIFVDGSPVDMMWDVHDWWFSSSSGSAVFMFRARSTLDSRLWLEEMLHKEQGTSRFSLLIQAFKG, from the coding sequence ATGGTGGGCAGAACGAAGACGAGCCTCCTGCCTCGTAACCATCTTTTCGTCCTTccagccatgaaagacttggcctCGTGCTTCGGTGAGCACGCAGTTAAAGTCTCCGACACCTCCTGCTCcgggagcagcagcagcggcaactCCTCCGTGATCGACAACGCCACCTCTGTTCTCAGCGCTGTGACCTGCGTCTACCGGACGAGGCTCTCCGCGCAGCAGGAGCTCCTCATCAGGGTCACCTGGTCCAAGGGGCACGTCAGCCCCACGCTATCCGTCGGCGTCGACGACGACCCGTCGAACCCCATGGTTCATGAGCTACCACTGAGGAAGAAGAAGGGCAGCAGGACTTGCATCGCCGGGGACTTCGTCGTCGCAGTGCACTGGGACATCTCTTCAGCTAAGTACGGGTCTGGTCCTGAGCCTAGCGATGGTTTCTACGTCGTGATGGTGGTGAACTCGGAGTTCGCGCTGTTGCTTGGAGACATGAGCAAAGACTACATGAGAATGTCGGAGGAGACGCTTCCGGTCGCCGAATTCTCGATGATTAGCCGGCGAGAACAGGTCATCGGCCACGCGATTCACTCCACAAGAGCTCGGTTCCGCGACGACGGGAGCGACCACGAGATCACCATCAAGTGCAAGGGAGACGGATGGGACAGCAGGGACTCGGAGCTGTCGGTATCGGTGGACAAGAAGAAGGTGGTGCACGTGAGGAGCCTCCGGTGGAACTTCCGGGGGAACCACACCATCTTCGTCGACGGGTCGCCGGTGGACATGATGTGGGACGTGCACGACTGGTGGTTCAGCAGCTCCTCCGGCAGCGCCGTGTTCATGTTCCGGGCGCGGAGCACGTTGGATAGCAGGCTGTGGCTGGAGGAGATGCTGCACAAGGAGCAGGGCACCTCTCGCTTCTCCCTGCTGATACAAGCCTTCAAGGGCTGA
- the LOC103977064 gene encoding LOW QUALITY PROTEIN: IQ domain-containing protein IQM3 (The sequence of the model RefSeq protein was modified relative to this genomic sequence to represent the inferred CDS: deleted 1 base in 1 codon) produces MEPPVEVGAPAEAVGNSLSPNSLVAQWSESAAATKLQTVYRSYRTRRRLADSAVVAEELWWQVMDFARLNHSTVSFFDHMKQETPVSRWNRVRLNASKVGQGSSKDAKALELAFQHWIEAIDPRHRYGHNLHFYYDEWCKSKAGQPFFYWLDIGDGRELDLKDCPRSILCTQYVKYLSPQERGHYEYVLMDGKVVHRHSGVLLDTTSATKGAKWIFVMSTTKVLYAGQKKKGIFHHSSFLAGGATIAAGRFTAEKGILKCIWAYSGHYRPTEDNFNYFLSFLEQNGVNLNETQILSSSNEDYYDDTNPTQLEKVIEAMEVSKTPWPLLPTEITATEPSVASQGTGTLQVEYKRNLSGGLKSPIPEVPEKVILERIDSKRKTRSYQLGHQLSNKWCSGAGPRIGCVADYPLQVRLQALEFVNLSARVTTPSKILMAA; encoded by the exons ATGGAGCCCCCGGTGGAGGTCGGTGCTCCGGCTGAGGCCGTCGGCAACAGCCTCTCCCCGAACTCGCTGGTCGCTCAGTGGTCCGAGTCCGCGGCCGCCACGAAGCTTCAGACGGTCTACCGCAGCTATCGAACCCGACGCAGGCTGGCCGACTCCGCGGTCGTAGCCGAAGAGCTCTG GTGGCAGGTGATGGACTTCGCTCGACTCAACCACAGCACCGTGTCGTTCTTCGACCACATGAAGCAGGAGACGCCCGTCTCGCGCTGGAATCGTGTTAGATTGAATGCTTCGAAG GTTGGTCAAGGATCATCCAAGGACGCCAAAGCTCTGGAGCTGGCTTTTCAGCACTGGATTGAAGCT aTTGATCCGAGACATCGGTATGGACATAACTTGCATTTCTACTATGACGAATGGTGTAAAAGCAAAGCTGGGCAACCTTTCTTCTATTG GCTGGATATTGGTGATGGAAGAGAGTTGGATCTTAAAGATTGCCCAAGGTCAATTCTTTGTACGCAATATGTCAAGTATCTTAGTCCT CAAGAGCGGGGGCACTATGAATATGTTCTGATGGACGGTAAAGTTGTCCATAGACATTCTGGAGTGCTTCTTGATACCACTTCAGCAACTAAAGGAGCAAAATGGATTTTTGTCATGAGCACAACCAAGGTCTTGTATGCTGGCCAG aagaagaaaggaatcTTTCACCATTCCAGCTTCCTCGCTGGAGGAGCTACCATAGCAGCTGGAAGGTTCACTGCTGAAAAGGGGATACTCAAG TGCATTTGGGCCTACAGTGGACATTACCGACCTACCGAGGATAATTTTAACTACTTCTTGAGCTTCCTTGAACAAAATGGGGTTAATCTGAATGAAACTCAG ATACTATCATCATCAAATGAAGATTACTATGATGACACAAATCCAACTCAACTAGAAAAGGTGATTGAAGCTATGGAAGTTTCTAAAACTCCATGGCCACTTCTACCTACAGAGATCACAGCTACAGAACCAAGTGTGGCATCTCAAGGCACTGGCACTCTTCAAGTTGAATATAAAAGAAACTTGTCTGGCGGCCTCAAAAGTCCAATACCAGAGGTGCCGGAGAAAGTAATACTGGAAAGGATCGATTCAAAGAGGAAAACGCGTTCATATCAGTTGGGGCATCAGCTTTCTAACAAATGGTGCAGTGGGGCTGGTCCAAGAATTGGTTGTGTTGCGGATTATCCATTGCAGGTCAGACTACAAGCCCTC GAGTTTGTAAATCTTTCAGCTAGAGTGACTACCCCATCCAAAATCCTCATGGCTGCCTGA
- the MCN5 gene encoding CEN-like protein 2: protein MSRLIDPLVVGRVIGEVLDSFNPSVKMLVTYNSNKLVFNGHELYPSAVASKPRVEVQGGDMRSFFTLVMTDPDAPGPSDPYLREHLHWIVTDIPGTTDASFGREMVSYESPRPNIGIHRFVFVLFKQQRRQAVSPPSSRDYFSTRRFAEENDLGLPVAAVFFNSQRETAARRR, encoded by the exons ATGTCCAGGTTGATAGATCCTCTAGTTGTTGGGAGGGTGATTGGGGAAGTCCTGGACTCCTTCAACCCCAGCGTGAAGATGTTGGTCACATACAACTCCAACAAGCTGGTCTTCAATGGCCATGAACTCTACCCCTCTGCAGTCGCGTCAAAGCCTAGAGTCGAGGTCCAGGGTGGCGACATGAGGTCCTTCTTCACACTG GTCATGACAGATCCAGATGCACCAGGGCCAAGCGATCCATATCTCAGGGAGCACCTGCATTG GATCGTGACTGACATCCCAGGCACCACGGATGCTTCTTTCG GAAGGGAGATGGTGAGCTACGAAAGCCCACGTCCAAACATCGGCATCCACAGGTTCGTCTTTGTTCTCTTCAAGCAACAGCGACGGCAGGCCGTGTCGCCGCCGTCCTCCAGGGATTACTTCAGCACGCGCCGGTTCGCGGAGGAGAACGACCTCGGCCTCCCGGTCGCCGCCGTCTTCTTCAACTCTCAGAGGGAGACAGCTGCCCGGAGGCGTTGA
- the LOC135606838 gene encoding uncharacterized protein LOC135606838, translating into MDDSEGTPDQKTTLAKEEEEEEGGATVPASEVAQEVVAEVIDEEEVTAVPVSQEAQDVSLELEQPEEREPEAPAAGVLEDLSSSAAVVPADGPPPANEEVVQVANAVAETSNTCIEAEPLSSETVEESVPALNSLVSQVPRDSTELCRETGDSEVVSATLLERRATWWNCCGLFDLLTGSRGNMRT; encoded by the exons ATGGATGACTCCGAAGGTACGCCAGATCAAAAGACCACCTtggccaaggaggaggaggaggaggaagggggggCAACCGTCCCTGCGTCCGAAGTGGCCCAAGAAGTGGTCGCGGAGGTGATCGATGAGGAGGAGGTGACAGCCGTACCCGTGTCCCAAGAGGCCCAAGATGTGAGCTTGGAGTTGGAACAACCCGAGGAACGGGAGCCCGAAGCTCCAGCAGCAGGCGTCTTGGAGGATTTGTCGTCGTCGGCGGCGGTTGTTCCTGCTGATGGACCGCCTCCTGCGAATGAGGAGGTCGTGCAGGTTGCCAATGCTGTGGCTGAGACCTCGAACACTTGTATCGAAGCTGAACCTTTGTCATCTGAAACGGTAGAGGAATCAGTTCCTGCCCTGAACAGCTTGGTGAGCCAAGTGCCTCGTGACAGCACCGAGCTATGCCGTGAGACAGGGGACTCTGAG GTGGTCTCAGCGACACTCCTAGAGCGCCGAGCTACTTGGTGGAATTGTTGTGGATTATTTGATCTTCTTACAGGATCCAGAGGAAACATGAG AACATGA